The genomic window CCGATGCCCGGGAGCAGGAGGCTGTCTACGACATCATGAAGGGCACCGGAAATCCTTGGGCCACGGATATCCAAGACGTGTGCCGTGACCGGTGGCATGGCATTGAGTGCATGCCGGACAAGGACAACGTCTACCACGTCGTGTCGCTTTCGTTTGGAGCGCTCTCCGATGACACAGCTTTTCCGACGTGTGATCCGCTCCATTCCTCCATTTCACCTTCCATCACCAAGCTTCCTCACATTAGGACCTTGTTCTTTTACCGTTGTTTCAGTTACAATCCTCAGCCAATTCCTGCGTTTTTGGGCCAGTTAGGGTCCACTCTACAAACCCTGGTCCTTAGGGAAAACGGCCATGTGGGCCCAATTCCCAGCGAGCTAGGCAATCTCACCCGTTTAACGATCCTTGATCTTCACAAGAACAATCTCAGCGGTTCAATACCAGTTTCTCTGGGCCGGATCTCCGGCCTGAGGTCGTTAGACCTGAGTGGGAACAGATTAACCGGTTCAATCCCCGGTTTAACCTTCCCGGTTCTGAATGTGCTAGACCTGAACCAGAATCTCCTCGTGGGTTCAATCCCAACTAGCCTTGGTACCTGCTATTCCCTCGTCAAAATGGACATCAGCCACAATCATCTCTCCGGTCCGATCCCCGACTCCATCGACGGTCTGAAGAGCCTAATTCTCATGGACTTGAGCTACAACCACCTCTCCGGTCCACTTCCGACGTCTCTCCGGAGCTTGAATTCCCTCCAAGCATTGATCCTGAAAGGGAACTCAATGGGTTCCACTCCAATTCCCACTGATGCATTCGACGGCATGAAAGATCTAATGATTCTCATTCTCTCAAACACGAACCTCCACGGTCCAATTCCCGAGTCACTAGGCCGGTTACCCAACCTACGAGTGGTCCACCTCGACATGAACTGGCTCAACGGTTCAATTCCGGTTCACTTTCGAGATTTAAAGAATCTAAGTGAGCTAAGACTCAATGATAACCGGCTCATCGGACCGGTCCCATTTGGGAGGGAGATGGTTTGGAGAATGAAGAAGAAGCTCAGGCTTTACAACAACTCTGGCCTTTGTTTTGATGCCAGCAACGGCTTCGGCGATGAAGTGCTCGAATCGGGTACCCGATACTGCGAGACCCCGAAGCCGGGGTTGACGAGAACAGTGCAGCATTATTCTGCCATCAATGGAGATGTAGGAAGAAGGGTTAAAGTCTCATCTGCTGCTGCAGCCGCTGAGCCTTCACTCGTTGCTGGTTTGCTTCAGTTAACCATACATGCAATGTGCATCCTCTCGTTACTGAGATGAAGAGAGAGTTCATTAAATTCTCTGCAAAGCATCAAACAACAGTATTGTTATGTTTACCTGTTAATAAATAAGTTGGGAGTGTTTGGTTGGACGGAATATCTGGACacttgatttcatttttcaattttgcaGAGGAGAATGGACTGAAACTTGAAATTGCATGAACAGGAGGTGCTGTCTTGTTATGATTCAGTGTTGGGCCCGTTGGAGCAGTAATATGTACATATTAATGGCAGAGGTAGCAGTGCTGCAGCATCCAATGAATTGCTTTAAAGCCTGCACAATACGTAGATGTTATTGATGGGTAATTTATTATTAGACAATAATCCAAAAATGAGGTCTTCATACGAATTAGTATATCATTCAATGCTTTCAACATTTTAAGTCGGTGGTCGTGGATTGATTCTTCTGTAGAGTCTACATGGACCAACAATCGGGTGCCACTTGTTTTGCAAAGTCCATGTAATCAATCATCGCATACCACATGCCTAACTTACTATCACCAGTGGCAATGGGTGGGGTTTTTTGGTTCCCATCCAGCCCGGTCTTGCCCTTAATGGCCTGagcttaaaatttaaataaacgggTTACAAAtggatttgagattttttttctttaaaataaaactcgAAATGAATTGGGTAGTTTCAGGTCTCATcctgattatatataaatttaatttaatttttattttcttatttttaacatatataataataataaaatgcttttaattttttttaataagtataaatatttaagattattttgaataaattggaGAAGGTTGAGAACTATTTTGTACAAAAGCGAGGCAAAATATGTACTAATTACCTCAGTTATTATGATTTCTTTATAACCGTGACAATATGAAAAATGTACTATTATTGttgttgagaataaaaaaattatatttatgaaaaactatctttaactattatatatatatatatatatatatattataatttatttaaacataTAAACTTTGGTGGTCttcataatattgaaaattcatTTGCTACAACTGGCCATGGCCTACTGCTCAAAATAGAACAAACTTGGGAAGCCCACTTGAGACTGTTTGCTATTTCAACCAACTTGTAGGGACTATATTCATTTGGCTAACCATAGCCTTCCTGTGATATATGTCTGAATTAGCTTGTTCTTATAAACATGAAAATTACtagtaattcattttttatgacattAGTGGacaataaaattgaaacacAAATCATGATCATTTCATGTGATGGTGTTGCTTGCAGTAAATTAGCCATATATCCATGTCAATGTGTTTCTTCTAGTCAAAGTTTGAAGGGCTCTAAGAGAGATTATCCAAATTCCATATGAAAGTAACAATTCCAAGCAAACAAAAAATGGGATGCCATATGACAGCAATAGACCTTTGTTTTGGGCTTCACATAAGGGATATGAAGGATTCCTTCGACTTTTACCTGACTTTTTTACAAACCATCCCATTCCCTTGCATTCTCCTTCCATTGAAAATGGTGGCTAAGGACCGTCAAATGCACTTAGACTCACCGCCAAGGAAATACCTCTAGGTATTCCTATCTGAAAAACATGTACATAGCCCACACAAAGTATTTTCAGATCTGAAAAACATATCTGAAAAAAGCATGAAATTTAATGTTTATTATTCACAAATATACAAAAGTCCAACTTGAAGGACCAATGCTCATCATATTTGCTCTCATTATCTGTCTCTcattcttctttgttttctttgttttcactAAACTACATTTTGTCTTGGGTTTACAACATCAGAACCAAGTTACGTTAAAACATACACACAATCCAATGTGGATGAAAACAAACCATATGAATCGAAAACTAAAGAAATTTAGGATCAGTTATTACCTCCAACCATTggtgtttgatttattatactCATTGTTTTACTGCAAGTTTTAGCTCTTTCAAACTCTAATATCTCACGGAAGATGGTGTAGTACtgaagaaaatattaagaaacaaGTTCGGggaccaaaataatatatttagaaCCGTGGCTTCCCATCAAAACCACGTTGTTGCCATTGCCACAATTTCAAAACAATTGTGGGTCACGTTCCTAGACTGTAGGGAATGTGGAAGACTTGGTTAGAGGTGTTGGACCACCTCAGATAAACTCCCACAGATAATGGAGATTGATACCCATTTTGTGAAACAGGTCTTGTGGGTGTTGTGGGCGTGTAACCGAAATTACAAGTTAATCCATGTTGTATTCTCTTTATATAGGTTGGGCCAAGTTTGAAGTGAGGTCAAGGCTTTGGACGCTTGGATGAGTTTACTTGTGGTAGTGGAAATGCCTTAAGATTTTATGCAAGTATGCAATTGAGAGTTATGAGAACTAGATTGCTTTAAGACTGAGGACAAGGTAAACTTTCAATATTGACATGGGGAGCATGGAAAATCTCTCTATGTCCTTCGATGTTGTGTTTTCTttggagaaaattttcaattttgttacCTATCTTTTGGCAAcaaactttttcaattttattaccTATCTTTTGGTGTCAAGTTAGCTAATCTTGATACAAATACTATTATAatactttgttttctttgttctcCGGTTCTAAGGTTACTCTTTGAAGTTTAGTAGCAAGTTTTGtgtcctttctttcttttccattgCATCATTTATAGCATTAGAAGATTGATGAAATGATAATTGAGTACAAAATGAGAAAGCGCAaactgtagggacccctccccttgggaaacacgtggcatgcagctcatggtgacgcgtggcacgtgttatcagccggaccatcatcatccggatccccctaaagatatgcatggtacagttatcctatccggatcacctcaaggaaaggcaaacgacgtttcagcttctcctatccaggGAAGAGCAAAaaacgctggcagagcgtagacatccggatagtctccacaacatatccggataatcagcatgagccatccggatatagaTCATCTGGatgatcaattaaagtaaagcgagtcttacacgcaatcacaacaagcagccatggcccacatcccatcacctgcagaatgagaagacaagaggaagtgacagcaagtcacttcccacgatcattctacataatcacttcccacgatctctgacagccgcatcacctaccatggtctctgacagccattcgtaggatgatagtgctcctactaacacctattgtcatcatcacaacagaaaatatctcctcaccataaatgagaggaacagtacccctgaagctggatatatatgccttcacatgaagaagaaagggatgatcccctggtaacctcttgatacctagtaaaaggccaactgatttatatatctctctctcaccatggctaacaaaaccatcggagggtgcgtccggacaccctgtccggatgccttttgcaggtgcaatcactgaatcaagaaccccttgtgtgttgagaatcacgtgtccatccatatagcagcaacgtggaccatcggatacgcgaggcgacaacacAAACCAAATTCTAGTTGGTGGATTTTTTTCTAGGGAAAATCATCTAATCATACACCaactacaaaaaatatgagattttggaactttacttttttctttttaattttggtgtaaaatggaaaaaaaatattgtttattcatgcactccaatagtgctttcaaatttgttccacaaTTACCCTCAAAAGTAAAAGACAAAGTACACACCAATTTAATACCACTAGTTAACAAGTACAtgtgtcatttatttttattatttttcttacatCAATATATCTCCCTTACCACTTGTCAtgtttccactttttttttcctctcctgTCACCGTAATCCATTGTCacctattatagtttttatttttttttcctttatatattttttaatatgctcgcgcattttctcataaaacttctttaattttaatttatttttactcttttgtctatatttattgattttaattatttttttgacatattaaactaaaaatgataacatgtaataaataattaatataacaaattaaataaaaaatatatatataatggacaaaaatgaaattatcatcccacaaataataatgattttaaatattaattataataataaattttataaattaaggtttaaatttaaaatttccattttattatttagaagtttatgatataagattttttatattaatactaaacaaaagatttatttattttttaaattctatcacatgtaaaagtaaaaatatcattataatactattttattatttacataatttttcttttaattttcattttaaatttatcataccaaaatcacaataagtgatggtgcttttatcatttttcttatgattttaaattgattgtggatctaaccttttttttttttgttaaaatctttaatttttaattaaaataaaatgtaaaagaaagtatatttttcacaaaaaattgtatttaaccttttacattaatttcataaaaaaaaaggtacatccttaaatataaaaaaaaggtaaattaatgCTTAGGAGAACCAGAAAcactatcatacttatcatggtgtatatattCCTTTAGGACCCTTTATAAGTAATTGAAGGTCTTTGCCCACCCCAAAAAGAACTTTAGGATCCTAGGTATATCCATTCTTAGAGGAACCAAGATccctattttcattttcatggttcatatattcctttggggacccttgagaaggaattagaggttattCCCCACCCTAAAGCGGACATTGGAACCCACGGTACATCCTAAAgacaatttggtacatcatttataaaatttggtacatatttcataaattttggcacatccttaaaacaattttgtacatcCAATCCATGAGCTACTAGGACCTCTATATTATTACCCGTGGTTCGTTTATTTCTTCAGGGATCTTTAGGAAGTAATTCAAGGTCATTCCCTACTCCGAAAcaaactttggaaccctaggtacatccttaaggaaatttggtacattgttaagaaattttggtacatccaatcctcggGCTATCAAGACCCGTATCTATCTTCTCATGGTCCATATTATCTTTTGAGGACCCTTAGATAGTGATTGAAGGTCATTCCCCACATCGAAACGAACTTTGGCACTCTTGggacatcctttacaaaatttggtacatccttaaaaatatttggtacataCTTGAGCTATTGAAATCTTTATCGTATTACCTATGGtccgtttattcctttagggatctttgggagGTGATTAGAGATCGTTTCCTGCTctgaaatggactttggaacacttatctccatttccatagtctatttcttcctttggaAGCCCTCAGGAAGTTATTGAAGGTCGTTCCCCACCTTATAATAGACTTTGGCAAcattggtacatcctttacaaacttttttacatccttcacaaaatttggtacattatgaaagatgtaccaagggttccaaagtgcattttGAGGTAGGGATCAACCCCTAACACTTcattatgggttccaaaatgaaatcatgtgtcatccatgttcagatgggggaccTGGAAACAATatgatcggatgtaccaaatttaatgaaagatgtaccaaattttgtgaaggatgtaccaagcgtTCAAAAGTACGTTCTAAGGTAGGGAttggcccccaatcacttccttttAGGtgccaaaatgaaatcatggaccatccatgttcataTGGGGGTCCCGGAAACAATAGGATCAGATgcaccaaatttaatgaaggatgcaccaaatttaatgaatgatgtaccaaattttgtgaagaatgtaccaagggttccaaaatgCGTTCCAAGGTGAGGATCGGCCCCTAATCACATCCTTATGGGTtctaaaatgaaatcatggaccatccatatCCAGATGGGGGACCCGGAAGTAATAGGAtcaaatgtaccaaatttaataaagCATGTACCAAATTTTGCGAAGGacgtaccaaattttgtgaatgatgtaccaaaggTTCCAAAGTACGTTtcaaggtggggatcggcccccaaacactttcttatgggttccaaaatgaaattatggaccatccatattCAGATGGGGTCCCGGAAGCGATAAAATCGgatatactaaatttaataaaggatgtaccaaattttgggatagatgtaccaagggttccaaagtgcgtttcgaGATGGGGCttgacccccaatcactttcttatgggtttctaaatgaaattgtggaccatccatgtttgGATGAGGGTCCTGgataggatcagatgtaccaaatttaatgaaagatgtaccaaattttgtgaaggatgtaccaagggttccaaagtgattttaaggtggggatcggcccccaatcacttcctt from Vitis vinifera cultivar Pinot Noir 40024 chromosome 9, ASM3070453v1 includes these protein-coding regions:
- the LOC100259300 gene encoding protein TOO MANY MOUTHS; this encodes MGLSFSLQTMALFALLCLPLAAPFTVIMSDSGAPSALVDGPQTGFSMTGNGARTDAREQEAVYDIMKGTGNPWATDIQDVCRDRWHGIECMPDKDNVYHVVSLSFGALSDDTAFPTCDPLHSSISPSITKLPHIRTLFFYRCFSYNPQPIPAFLGQLGSTLQTLVLRENGHVGPIPSELGNLTRLTILDLHKNNLSGSIPVSLGRISGLRSLDLSGNRLTGSIPGLTFPVLNVLDLNQNLLVGSIPTSLGTCYSLVKMDISHNHLSGPIPDSIDGLKSLILMDLSYNHLSGPLPTSLRSLNSLQALILKGNSMGSTPIPTDAFDGMKDLMILILSNTNLHGPIPESLGRLPNLRVVHLDMNWLNGSIPVHFRDLKNLSELRLNDNRLIGPVPFGREMVWRMKKKLRLYNNSGLCFDASNGFGDEVLESGTRYCETPKPGLTRTVQHYSAINGDVGRRVKVSSAAAAAEPSLVAGLLQLTIHAMCILSLLR